From the genome of Scytonema millei VB511283, one region includes:
- a CDS encoding DUF1257 domain-containing protein, translated as MSHFRTLRTKLTNVEILKASLKDLGIFVQTDTYVRGYNGQRVRAEIVAVLEGEQDIGWSRNANGSFDMIADLPGVGRKNNVAELTNALNQKYAINQALAQVKQRGLQTANVKLVLQD; from the coding sequence ATGTCTCACTTTCGCACCCTTCGTACTAAGCTTACTAATGTCGAAATTTTAAAGGCTTCTTTGAAAGATTTAGGTATTTTCGTTCAGACAGATACTTATGTTCGCGGCTATAACGGTCAACGAGTTCGCGCTGAAATTGTTGCTGTGCTTGAAGGCGAACAGGACATTGGTTGGTCGCGAAACGCCAATGGTTCGTTTGACATGATTGCTGACTTACCCGGTGTTGGTAGGAAAAATAATGTAGCTGAATTGACCAATGCTCTCAATCAAAAATATGCGATTAATCAGGCATTGGCACAAGTCAAGCAACGCGGATTACAAACTGCAAATGTAAAGTTAGTGCTGCAAGATTAG
- the gloB gene encoding hydroxyacylglutathione hydrolase produces the protein MQVLRLNALSDNYIFLLYEPQQNIAAVVDPAEAEPVLKQLQQLGAELVAIFNTHHHHDHVGGNQKLMQKFPQLTVYGGIEDKGRIPGQKVFLQEGDRVSFGDAFGGSRSDHRTGEVFFVPGHTRAHIAYYFPPTTADEPGELFCGDTLFAGGCGRLFEGTPTQMLDSLSKLRNLPDNTRVWCAHEYTLKNLQFALTVDGNNAELRSRFAQVKSARDRAQATVPSLLGIEKQTNPFLRWQQPELQAVTKSQDPVQTFARLRGMKDRF, from the coding sequence ATGCAGGTTCTTCGTCTTAACGCACTCTCTGATAACTACATTTTTTTACTTTACGAACCACAGCAGAATATAGCTGCTGTCGTCGATCCGGCTGAGGCTGAACCAGTTTTAAAACAACTGCAACAGCTGGGTGCAGAATTAGTAGCAATTTTTAACACCCACCACCATCACGATCATGTGGGTGGAAATCAAAAGCTGATGCAAAAATTTCCACAACTGACAGTTTACGGTGGCATTGAAGATAAAGGCAGAATACCAGGACAAAAGGTGTTTTTACAAGAAGGCGATCGCGTTTCATTTGGCGATGCCTTCGGCGGTTCGCGAAGCGACCATCGCACTGGCGAAGTTTTCTTCGTCCCAGGACACACCCGCGCCCATATCGCTTACTATTTTCCTCCTACCACAGCCGACGAACCAGGAGAATTATTCTGCGGCGATACTTTATTTGCTGGCGGCTGCGGAAGATTATTTGAGGGTACGCCGACTCAAATGCTAGACTCTTTGAGCAAATTACGCAATTTACCCGATAATACCCGCGTTTGGTGCGCTCACGAATATACGCTGAAAAATCTGCAATTTGCGTTAACCGTAGATGGAAATAATGCAGAACTGCGATCGCGCTTTGCTCAGGTAAAATCCGCCCGCGATCGCGCCCAAGCAACTGTGCCATCATTACTGGGAATAGAAAAGCAAACCAACCCATTTCTACGCTGGCAGCAACCCGAACTTCAAGCAGTTACTAAAAGTCAAGATCCCGTGCAAACATTTGCCCGTCTGCGAGGTATGAAAGATCGGTTTTAA
- a CDS encoding glycoside hydrolase family 24 protein: MREQGVGKRAAGEVSSPVKPRSREQGRSQAAKRIGRRRLVAAGIAVFVLLSFLRHLPQAKSPADPTFESNFPPLVMQGGDPYIRALMRTISASEANGSRPYSLIYGGQRVSDLSRHPERCITIVNGPNKGNCSTAAGRYQMINTTWYALAPRYHPQPSGFLLWKSYSFEARYQDKVVYAWLNDSQEWGTDIAELLRQGKLDRVLRLLSGTWTSLGYGIEDNAMTSSLPRIYQKVLQQELQNQLTVNS; encoded by the coding sequence ATGAGGGAGCAGGGAGTAGGGAAGCGGGCGGCTGGCGAGGTGTCCTCGCCAGTAAAGCCGCGTAGCAGGGAGCAGGGAAGATCGCAGGCGGCTAAAAGGATCGGTAGAAGGCGCTTAGTTGCCGCTGGTATTGCTGTGTTTGTCTTGCTATCCTTTCTGCGGCATTTACCTCAAGCGAAATCGCCTGCCGATCCTACTTTTGAGAGTAATTTTCCTCCTCTGGTGATGCAGGGGGGAGATCCTTACATTCGGGCTTTAATGCGGACGATCTCTGCTAGCGAGGCAAACGGTTCTCGACCCTATTCTCTAATCTATGGTGGTCAGCGTGTTAGCGACTTGAGCCGTCATCCAGAACGCTGTATCACAATTGTCAACGGTCCCAACAAGGGAAATTGCTCTACCGCAGCGGGGCGATATCAAATGATAAATACAACTTGGTATGCTCTCGCCCCTCGATACCACCCTCAGCCTTCTGGCTTTCTCTTGTGGAAGTCTTATAGTTTTGAGGCAAGATATCAGGATAAGGTGGTTTACGCTTGGCTCAACGACTCGCAAGAGTGGGGAACGGACATAGCTGAATTATTACGTCAAGGAAAGCTAGACCGAGTGTTAAGGCTGCTTTCCGGTACTTGGACGAGTCTCGGTTACGGAATTGAAGATAACGCGATGACCAGTTCTCTGCCACGAATCTACCAAAAAGTCTTGCAACAGGAATTACAAAATCAGTTAACAGTTAACAGTTAA
- a CDS encoding NAD(P)H-binding protein, which produces MKAFVAGATGETGRRIVQQLVARNIPVRALVRDLESARAILPNTAELVQGDVLQPSTLETAIADSTVVLCATGAKPGFDPTAPYKVDYEGTKNLVDVSKAKGIEHFVLVSSVGASQLFHPLNLFWLILVWKKQAEEYIQKSGLTYTIVRPGGLKNEDNADKIVLYSPDTLSLSGSIPRTKVAEVCVEALFQPAARNKIVEAIAKPEAPEKNLADLFAGVA; this is translated from the coding sequence ATGAAAGCATTTGTAGCAGGCGCAACAGGTGAGACAGGTCGCAGGATCGTCCAGCAACTTGTGGCACGAAATATTCCCGTGCGGGCGCTGGTACGGGACTTGGAATCGGCTAGAGCAATTCTACCTAATACTGCCGAATTGGTGCAGGGTGACGTGCTACAGCCAAGTACCTTAGAAACTGCGATCGCGGATAGTACGGTCGTTTTGTGTGCGACAGGAGCAAAACCAGGCTTCGACCCCACAGCACCTTACAAAGTAGACTACGAAGGCACGAAAAATCTAGTCGATGTCTCTAAAGCCAAAGGCATCGAGCATTTTGTTTTGGTGTCTTCGGTTGGTGCGTCGCAATTGTTCCATCCACTCAACTTGTTTTGGTTAATTTTGGTTTGGAAGAAGCAAGCGGAAGAGTACATTCAAAAAAGTGGTTTGACTTATACGATCGTCCGTCCTGGGGGGTTAAAGAATGAAGATAACGCAGATAAGATCGTGTTATATTCCCCCGATACGCTGTCTTTAAGCGGTAGCATTCCGCGTACCAAGGTAGCCGAAGTCTGTGTGGAAGCTTTATTTCAACCAGCAGCCCGAAATAAAATTGTCGAGGCGATCGCCAAACCAGAAGCCCCAGAGAAGAATTTGGCAGATTTGTTTGCAGGCGTTGCTTAA
- a CDS encoding DUF1997 domain-containing protein, protein MLSSNREYQYMEASETVWDAAAVPEVEIPAEKLTRFHGQFTDCMEMYADVHTVAEYLNAHQGWFCRCAQPMTVEPLGANGYALTVGRFGAFNYEVEPKVGLELLPPESGAYRIRTIAIPNYVAPGYDVDFKAVMNLVDASTNTHDHGVVTGVEWELDLSVYLHFPKFIQRLPQSVIQATGDRLLNQIVRQVSRRLTHKVQEDFHTSFNLTFPKKSKRRRS, encoded by the coding sequence ATGCTGTCAAGCAATCGCGAATACCAATACATGGAGGCTTCAGAAACGGTTTGGGATGCAGCAGCCGTGCCAGAGGTAGAAATACCAGCCGAGAAACTAACTCGCTTTCACGGTCAGTTTACCGACTGTATGGAAATGTATGCTGACGTGCATACTGTTGCCGAATATCTTAACGCCCATCAGGGTTGGTTTTGCCGCTGCGCTCAGCCAATGACAGTAGAGCCGCTTGGCGCTAACGGTTATGCCTTGACAGTCGGTCGCTTTGGTGCCTTCAATTACGAAGTAGAACCTAAAGTCGGTTTGGAACTTCTACCTCCAGAGTCAGGCGCTTATCGAATTAGAACGATCGCCATTCCAAATTACGTTGCTCCTGGCTACGACGTAGACTTCAAAGCAGTAATGAATTTAGTGGATGCTAGTACTAACACTCATGACCACGGTGTCGTTACTGGAGTCGAGTGGGAACTCGATCTATCGGTTTATTTGCATTTTCCCAAGTTCATTCAGCGCTTGCCGCAATCTGTCATTCAAGCTACAGGCGATCGCCTCTTGAATCAAATCGTGCGTCAAGTTTCCCGCCGTCTAACTCACAAAGTACAGGAAGATTTTCACACGTCCTTCAATTTAACTTTTCCCAAAAAATCGAAGCGCCGCCGTAGCTAA
- a CDS encoding DUF4079 domain-containing protein, producing MNALLSPEVKFWLNFFHPVLMWILLGVSIYALYLGIQWRRARTAEGEKKKELLKGRYNVKHYQVGSLILALMVLGAIGAMAVTYINNGKLFVGPHLLAGLGMTGMIAISASLSPFMQKGQDWARYTHIVLNATILALFSWQAVSGVQIVQRIITKQ from the coding sequence ATGAATGCTCTACTCTCCCCAGAAGTCAAGTTTTGGCTCAATTTTTTCCATCCAGTATTGATGTGGATATTACTAGGAGTGTCAATTTATGCGCTCTATTTGGGCATCCAGTGGCGACGGGCAAGAACTGCTGAAGGCGAGAAAAAGAAAGAGCTGCTCAAAGGTAGATATAACGTCAAACACTACCAAGTTGGCTCGCTGATTCTGGCGCTGATGGTGCTGGGTGCGATTGGTGCGATGGCTGTGACTTACATTAATAATGGCAAGCTATTTGTTGGACCCCACCTTTTAGCGGGACTAGGTATGACAGGAATGATCGCTATCTCTGCTAGCTTGTCTCCTTTCATGCAAAAAGGACAAGATTGGGCGAGATACACCCATATTGTCCTAAATGCTACGATTTTAGCTCTATTTAGTTGGCAAGCCGTAAGCGGAGTACAAATTGTCCAGAGGATTATTACTAAACAGTAA
- a CDS encoding ankyrin repeat domain-containing protein yields the protein MSMDSRGVSLIRAVKSGDVGQVTALLDRGADPNECDREGTTALMFAAQLGYTEIVRVLLDRNANPNIHRQLFGITALMLAAASHRLDAIELLIARGADVNAGNDDNSTALMVAAAKGDLEVVQILLQAGADANTRDKDEDTALLLAIQHGYDRIVQALLVAGADPNQTTAGETALTLAAATANTQIVKVLLTHGAAVNGKNWEGRTALMQAAQRGDVAVTQLLLAKGAELNSKDDAGETALTLAVDGGNLEIVKALLEAGADVKARTEDGSTVVAIAAASGQGAIASALLLYGADINAKDKDGETPLHLATVEGYADVVESLLECGADVNVKNQLGDTPLLVAALQGHSQIAEVLLRRGADPNVRNLDETPLNLAASLGRTETVRVLLNYGADPNIQTADCKTPLMKAADRNQIGVMQQLLKKGADVNRQDAAGATALMWAAHRGYSEAVELLLNAGANVNLKNRGGHTALTIAEFNGYTNVVRSLQAAESKS from the coding sequence ATGAGCATGGATAGTCGTGGTGTCTCCTTAATTCGAGCGGTAAAAAGTGGCGACGTTGGGCAGGTAACAGCGCTACTCGATCGCGGTGCTGACCCTAACGAGTGCGATCGCGAGGGGACGACAGCTTTGATGTTTGCCGCTCAACTTGGCTATACGGAAATCGTTCGCGTGTTGCTCGATCGCAATGCCAATCCCAATATTCACCGACAACTTTTTGGGATTACGGCTTTGATGTTAGCAGCTGCGTCCCACCGTCTCGACGCGATCGAACTCCTGATTGCGAGGGGAGCAGATGTTAATGCTGGTAATGACGACAACAGCACAGCCTTGATGGTAGCTGCTGCCAAAGGAGATCTTGAAGTCGTACAAATCTTGTTGCAAGCAGGTGCAGATGCCAATACTAGAGACAAAGATGAGGATACAGCACTGCTCCTAGCTATCCAGCACGGATACGATCGCATCGTCCAAGCTTTACTCGTTGCAGGGGCAGATCCAAACCAAACCACAGCAGGGGAAACAGCTTTAACTCTAGCAGCAGCAACAGCTAATACTCAGATAGTCAAAGTTTTGCTGACACATGGCGCAGCAGTTAATGGCAAAAATTGGGAAGGTAGAACGGCACTCATGCAAGCTGCGCAAAGAGGTGATGTTGCCGTGACTCAATTGTTGCTAGCTAAAGGTGCTGAGCTGAATTCAAAAGACGATGCAGGCGAAACAGCTCTCACATTGGCAGTAGACGGAGGAAACCTAGAGATTGTCAAAGCCTTGTTGGAAGCCGGTGCTGACGTGAAGGCAAGGACGGAAGATGGTAGTACGGTAGTCGCGATCGCGGCAGCTAGCGGACAGGGAGCGATCGCCTCTGCTTTGCTTCTATACGGCGCTGACATCAATGCTAAGGACAAAGATGGAGAGACCCCCTTACATTTGGCTACCGTTGAAGGCTACGCTGATGTAGTAGAGAGCCTACTCGAATGCGGTGCTGATGTCAATGTCAAAAATCAGCTTGGCGATACTCCGCTGTTGGTAGCAGCTTTGCAAGGACACAGCCAAATTGCCGAAGTATTGCTACGACGGGGTGCAGACCCCAATGTCAGAAATTTAGACGAAACTCCCCTCAACCTTGCCGCTAGCCTCGGTCGCACTGAGACAGTCAGAGTATTGTTAAACTATGGCGCAGACCCAAATATCCAAACAGCAGACTGCAAAACCCCACTGATGAAAGCAGCAGACCGCAACCAGATCGGTGTGATGCAACAGCTATTAAAAAAAGGGGCAGATGTGAATCGCCAAGATGCAGCCGGAGCTACAGCCCTGATGTGGGCAGCCCATCGAGGTTACAGCGAAGCTGTAGAATTACTATTAAATGCAGGGGCAAATGTTAATTTAAAAAATCGAGGCGGACATACAGCACTGACGATCGCCGAGTTTAACGGTTATACAAATGTGGTGCGATCGCTCCAAGCCGCCGAGAGTAAGTCGTAA
- a CDS encoding VOC family protein: MQIEQCLHTAILVSNLEQADRFYGEILGLAQVERSLKFSGTWYQVGTYQIHLIVAPSVPFTTQNPEKLGRNPHIAFAVSDLNAAKQRLLTHNCSIQMSASGRAALFTQDPDGNIIELSQLTVIS; the protein is encoded by the coding sequence ATGCAAATCGAGCAATGTCTTCATACCGCTATACTAGTCTCCAATTTAGAGCAAGCCGATCGCTTCTATGGGGAAATTTTGGGATTAGCCCAAGTCGAGCGATCGCTCAAATTTTCTGGTACTTGGTATCAAGTCGGCACGTATCAAATTCACCTCATTGTTGCACCCAGCGTACCTTTTACAACTCAAAACCCTGAAAAATTGGGTCGCAATCCTCATATTGCTTTTGCTGTATCCGATCTAAATGCTGCTAAGCAAAGACTTTTGACTCACAACTGTTCTATACAAATGAGTGCTTCTGGTCGTGCTGCTCTTTTTACTCAAGATCCCGACGGTAATATCATCGAACTGAGTCAGTTAACAGTTATCAGTTAA
- a CDS encoding recombinase family protein: protein MTTFAYCYTDPLLDPTPDLGRWQGVDRVYQDLGQRSQLQQLLSDCQTAPPDCLFVRCLEDLGDSMAEIGDRLAQLQALSVKVAIGESSLATDLASELTLQTDLIQLLHAVGQQQRSRRLRQGHARNRLNALPPPGKAPYGYRRGKEKYAIDRTTAPVVKDFFENFLLFGSLRGAVRHLAQKYGKKISVTTGRRWLTNPVYRGDTAYQNGETIANTHVPIISREEAAQIDRLLRRNRQLPPRTASAPRSLVGLAVCSECQAPMTVVSVTARRQKREYLYLRALQCPQRPKCGAIAYEQVLEQTIVAICRDLPDAVAQMNFPQLDAAKQSLLSEIANREEILAQLSQLTSTGVLDEETASLRAYKLRAEISQLQAKFATLPPVNLRSVAQAVSIPQFWRDLSESERRFYFREFINQIQIVRQDTTWQVRLVFVF from the coding sequence ATGACAACCTTTGCCTACTGCTATACCGATCCTCTCCTCGATCCGACACCCGACCTCGGTCGGTGGCAGGGTGTGGATCGAGTTTATCAAGACTTGGGGCAGCGATCGCAGTTGCAGCAGTTGTTGAGTGACTGTCAGACAGCACCACCAGACTGTTTATTTGTCCGTTGCTTGGAAGATCTAGGCGATTCTATGGCAGAAATTGGCGATCGCTTGGCTCAATTGCAGGCTTTGAGTGTAAAGGTAGCGATTGGTGAATCGTCTTTAGCAACAGATTTAGCGAGTGAATTAACGCTACAGACAGATTTAATTCAACTTCTACACGCTGTAGGACAACAGCAGCGTAGCCGTCGCCTGCGTCAGGGACACGCTCGCAATCGTCTCAATGCCTTGCCTCCTCCTGGTAAAGCTCCCTATGGTTATCGGCGCGGTAAAGAAAAATACGCGATCGACCGTACTACTGCCCCAGTTGTGAAAGATTTTTTTGAAAATTTTCTCCTGTTTGGTTCTTTGCGCGGAGCAGTACGGCATTTAGCACAAAAATATGGCAAAAAGATTTCCGTGACTACTGGACGACGCTGGCTGACGAATCCTGTTTATCGAGGCGATACGGCTTATCAAAACGGTGAAACGATCGCCAATACCCACGTACCAATTATTTCTCGGGAAGAGGCGGCTCAGATCGATCGCTTGTTGCGGCGTAACCGCCAGCTCCCGCCGAGAACTGCTAGCGCTCCTCGTTCCCTCGTCGGATTAGCGGTTTGTAGCGAGTGCCAAGCGCCAATGACGGTTGTGAGCGTTACTGCTCGTCGTCAAAAGCGCGAATATCTCTACTTACGCGCCTTGCAATGTCCTCAACGCCCTAAGTGTGGTGCTATTGCCTACGAACAGGTATTAGAACAAACAATCGTCGCCATTTGCCGTGATTTACCTGATGCTGTGGCTCAAATGAATTTTCCCCAATTGGATGCAGCAAAGCAGTCTTTACTCAGCGAGATTGCCAATCGGGAAGAGATTTTAGCTCAACTCTCTCAGCTTACTAGTACAGGTGTTTTGGATGAAGAGACTGCTAGTCTACGTGCCTACAAACTCCGTGCGGAAATTTCCCAGTTACAAGCTAAATTTGCGACTTTACCACCAGTCAATTTACGTTCCGTAGCTCAGGCTGTATCCATTCCCCAATTTTGGCGGGATTTATCTGAATCGGAGCGTCGCTTCTACTTTCGCGAATTCATCAACCAAATTCAGATTGTGCGGCAAGATACGACTTGGCAGGTGCGCTTAGTTTTTGTTTTTTAA
- a CDS encoding DUF1499 domain-containing protein gives MGIFTGNRPNNLGVRDGKLAPCPNTPNCVSSQSADASHKVEPLNYTSAPEVALTQLKQVISSLPKTNIVTETDSYIYAEFTSAIMGFVDDVEFYLDRDAQVFHVRSASRLGKSDLGVNRKRIETIRAQFQELQAQ, from the coding sequence GTGGGTATATTTACAGGAAATAGACCAAATAACTTGGGCGTGCGCGATGGTAAGCTAGCTCCATGTCCGAATACGCCTAACTGCGTCTCTAGTCAAAGTGCAGATGCCAGCCATAAGGTGGAGCCGCTAAACTATACATCTGCTCCCGAGGTGGCATTGACCCAACTCAAACAAGTTATCTCAAGTTTACCGAAAACGAATATTGTGACGGAAACTGACAGCTACATCTACGCTGAATTCACGAGTGCGATAATGGGTTTTGTCGATGATGTCGAGTTTTATTTAGACCGCGACGCACAAGTCTTCCACGTCCGTTCGGCTTCTCGATTGGGTAAATCCGATCTGGGCGTGAATCGCAAAAGAATAGAGACAATTCGAGCGCAGTTTCAAGAACTCCAAGCACAGTAA
- the psaB gene encoding photosystem I core protein PsaB, with translation MATKFPKFSQDLAQDPTTRRIWYGIATAHDFESHDGMTEENLYQKLFATHFGHLAIIFLWASSLLFHVAWQGNFEQWIKDPLHVRPIAHAIWDPQFGKAAVDAFTQAGASYPVNIAYSGVYHWWYTIGMRTNNDLYMGSVFLLLLASLFLFAGWLHLQPKFRPSLSWFKSAEPRLNHHLAGLFGVSSLAWTGHLVHVAIPESRGQHVGWSNFLTTPPHPDGLQPFFSGNWGAYAANPDTANHVFGTSQGAGTAILTFLGGFHPQTQSLWLTDMAHHHLAIAVLFIVAGHMYRTNFGIGHSIKEMLNAKKFFGASTEGQFNLPHQGLYDTINNSLHFQLSLALAALGTITSLVAQHMYAMPPYAFIGQDFTTQAALYTHHQYIACALMLGAFAHAAIFWVRDYDPEQNKGNVLDRVLKHKEAIISHLSWVSLFLGFHTLGLYVHNDVVVAFGTPEKQILIEPVFAQFIQGAHGKVLYGFDTLLSNPDSVASTAGAAWLPNWLDAINNGTNSLFLTIGPGDFLVHHAFALAIHTTVLVLVKGALDARGSKLMPDKKDFGYAFPCDGPGRGGTCDISAWDSFYLAAFWVLNTAGWVTFYWHWKHLGIWQGNVAQFNESSTYLMGWLRDYLWLYSAQLINGYNPYGMNNLSVWAWMFLLGHLIWATGFMFLISWRGYWQELIETLVWAHERTPLANLIRWKDKPVALSIVQARIVGLGHFAAGYILTYAAFLIASTAGKFG, from the coding sequence ATGGCAACAAAATTCCCTAAATTTAGCCAAGACCTAGCCCAGGACCCGACGACACGTCGGATTTGGTACGGCATCGCCACCGCTCACGACTTTGAAAGCCACGACGGGATGACCGAAGAGAATCTGTATCAGAAACTCTTCGCCACTCACTTCGGTCACTTGGCAATCATCTTCCTGTGGGCATCTAGCCTGCTGTTCCACGTCGCTTGGCAAGGCAACTTCGAGCAGTGGATTAAAGACCCATTGCACGTCCGTCCGATCGCTCATGCGATCTGGGACCCACAATTCGGTAAAGCCGCAGTTGATGCTTTCACCCAAGCTGGTGCTAGCTATCCGGTTAACATTGCTTACTCTGGTGTTTACCACTGGTGGTACACCATTGGGATGCGGACAAATAACGACCTCTACATGGGTTCTGTTTTCCTGCTGCTACTAGCGTCTCTCTTCCTGTTCGCTGGCTGGCTGCACCTGCAACCCAAGTTCCGCCCCAGTCTTTCCTGGTTCAAGAGCGCCGAGCCACGCCTCAACCATCACTTAGCTGGTCTGTTTGGCGTTAGCTCCTTAGCTTGGACCGGACACCTAGTTCACGTTGCAATCCCCGAATCTCGCGGACAGCACGTTGGTTGGAGTAACTTCCTCACCACCCCACCTCATCCAGATGGGCTACAACCCTTCTTTTCTGGAAACTGGGGCGCGTATGCTGCTAACCCCGACACTGCCAATCACGTATTTGGTACGAGTCAGGGCGCAGGAACCGCAATTCTAACTTTCTTAGGTGGTTTCCATCCCCAAACCCAGTCTTTGTGGCTGACGGACATGGCACACCACCACCTGGCGATCGCGGTATTATTCATCGTCGCCGGACACATGTACCGTACCAACTTTGGGATCGGTCATAGCATCAAAGAAATGCTCAACGCCAAGAAATTCTTCGGCGCTAGCACTGAAGGTCAGTTCAACCTGCCTCACCAAGGCTTGTACGACACGATCAACAACTCCCTGCACTTCCAACTGTCTTTGGCATTGGCTGCACTGGGAACGATCACATCCTTGGTCGCGCAGCACATGTACGCGATGCCTCCCTACGCCTTCATCGGGCAAGACTTCACGACACAAGCAGCGCTGTATACCCATCACCAGTACATTGCTTGTGCGTTGATGTTGGGTGCGTTTGCCCACGCTGCAATCTTCTGGGTACGCGACTACGACCCAGAGCAAAACAAAGGCAACGTTCTCGATCGCGTCTTGAAGCACAAAGAAGCGATTATCTCCCACTTGTCTTGGGTGTCTCTCTTCTTGGGCTTCCACACCTTGGGTCTATACGTTCATAACGACGTAGTGGTTGCTTTCGGTACTCCTGAAAAGCAAATCCTGATCGAACCAGTCTTCGCGCAGTTCATTCAGGGCGCTCACGGTAAAGTACTGTACGGCTTCGATACCCTGCTATCGAATCCCGATAGCGTTGCTTCCACCGCTGGCGCTGCATGGCTGCCTAACTGGTTGGATGCAATCAATAACGGCACGAACTCTCTATTCTTGACCATCGGTCCTGGCGACTTCTTGGTACACCACGCTTTTGCCTTGGCGATCCACACAACCGTGTTGGTACTCGTGAAAGGCGCGTTGGATGCCCGTGGTTCCAAGCTGATGCCCGATAAGAAAGACTTCGGTTATGCCTTCCCTTGCGACGGTCCTGGTCGTGGTGGTACTTGCGACATCTCCGCTTGGGACTCCTTCTACCTAGCTGCTTTCTGGGTACTAAACACTGCTGGTTGGGTCACGTTCTACTGGCACTGGAAGCACTTAGGTATTTGGCAAGGCAACGTAGCTCAATTCAACGAGTCTTCGACATACTTGATGGGCTGGCTGCGCGATTACCTGTGGCTGTATTCAGCTCAGCTAATTAACGGCTACAACCCCTATGGCATGAACAACCTGTCTGTCTGGGCTTGGATGTTCCTCCTCGGACACTTGATCTGGGCAACTGGTTTCATGTTCCTGATCTCTTGGCGCGGTTACTGGCAAGAATTGATCGAAACTTTGGTCTGGGCGCACGAGCGGACTCCACTAGCGAACCTAATTCGTTGGAAAGACAAGCCCGTGGCTCTATCCATCGTTCAAGCTCGGATTGTCGGCTTAGGTCACTTCGCTGCTGGATACATCCTCACGTATGCTGCGTTCCTCATTGCCTCCACGGCTGGTAAGTTTGGTTAA